Proteins encoded in a region of the Elusimicrobiota bacterium genome:
- the surE gene encoding 5'/3'-nucleotidase SurE — translation MKKRPRILVCNDDGIHGPGLPALIAAMRRIGTVTVSVPDHERSADSHSLTLHKPIRIRKQSEGVYALNGSPADCARFGILEILKNKVDLVVSGINRGYNLGEDVIYSGTVAAAMEATLLKVSAIALSMDPDGKDYRPAAAFAQRLARQVLVKGLPKGVCLNVNFPARAGKTYKPGVPAKLGRRIYGTDVTRRSDPRGLEYYWLAGRHVTGVDEPGTDVGVVSKGLVSVTPLKIDSTDTNMLQALSSWRL, via the coding sequence ATGAAAAAGCGCCCCAGAATACTCGTTTGTAATGATGACGGCATCCACGGCCCCGGATTGCCCGCGCTTATCGCCGCCATGCGGCGCATCGGCACCGTGACGGTGTCGGTTCCTGACCACGAACGCTCCGCCGACAGCCACTCTCTGACGCTCCATAAGCCGATCCGCATCCGCAAACAATCCGAAGGCGTGTACGCTTTGAACGGCAGCCCCGCCGATTGCGCGCGCTTCGGGATCCTCGAGATCCTCAAGAACAAGGTGGACCTCGTCGTCAGCGGCATCAACCGCGGCTACAACCTCGGAGAGGACGTCATCTACTCCGGCACGGTGGCGGCCGCGATGGAGGCCACTTTGCTCAAGGTCTCCGCGATCGCGCTGTCCATGGATCCCGACGGGAAGGACTACCGGCCCGCGGCGGCCTTCGCCCAGCGCCTGGCGCGCCAGGTGCTCGTGAAGGGCCTGCCCAAGGGCGTCTGCCTCAACGTCAACTTTCCCGCCCGAGCCGGCAAGACCTACAAGCCCGGCGTGCCCGCCAAGCTCGGGCGGCGCATCTACGGCACCGACGTGACCCGCCGCTCCGACCCGCGGGGCCTCGAGTACTACTGGCTCGCGGGAAGGCACGTCACGGGCGTGGACGAGCCGGGGACCGACGTCGGCGTGGTCTCGAAGGGCCTCGTCTCGGTGACGCCGCTCAAGATCGACAGCACCGACACGAACATGCTCCAGGCCCTGTCGTCCTGGCGACTCTAA
- a CDS encoding Crp/Fnr family transcriptional regulator, which translates to MNGARLLKKIPFLSALSSKHLNEVFRLAEELDLGTRQSVFAKRQDSDAMYIVLSGRIKIFTNSASKKRKTFAYLKEGDFFGEMSLLEGTTRTAAAQAVEPSRLLVIRKKDFQRLLASDPKLALYLLQTVCERLRRANEEIEGLLFRNILGRVAKAMLDLGRRSGETTHGGAIVLKDRFTQQELADVVGTTREPLTRALSSLRRAGLVSLDDGRYTIPAPDKLAGLCIEA; encoded by the coding sequence ATGAACGGCGCCCGCCTACTCAAGAAGATCCCCTTCCTCTCCGCGTTGAGCTCGAAGCACCTCAACGAGGTGTTCCGTCTCGCCGAGGAGCTGGACCTGGGCACGCGCCAGTCCGTTTTCGCCAAGCGCCAGGACTCGGACGCGATGTACATCGTCTTGTCGGGCCGGATAAAGATCTTCACGAATTCCGCCTCCAAGAAACGGAAGACGTTCGCTTATCTCAAGGAAGGGGACTTTTTCGGCGAGATGTCCTTGCTCGAGGGCACCACGCGCACCGCGGCGGCCCAGGCCGTCGAGCCCTCGCGCCTGCTCGTCATCCGCAAGAAGGACTTCCAGCGCCTGCTCGCCAGCGACCCGAAGCTGGCCCTGTACCTGCTCCAGACCGTCTGCGAGCGCCTGCGCCGCGCCAACGAGGAGATCGAGGGCCTGCTGTTCCGCAACATCCTCGGCCGCGTCGCCAAGGCCATGCTCGACCTCGGGCGCCGCTCGGGCGAGACGACCCACGGCGGCGCCATCGTGCTCAAGGACCGCTTCACCCAGCAGGAGCTCGCCGACGTCGTCGGCACCACCCGAGAGCCCCTCACCCGCGCGCTGTCGTCCCTGCGCCGCGCCGGCCTCGTCTCGCTCGACGACGGCCGCTACACCATCCCCGCGCCCGACAAGCTCGCGGGGCTCTGCATCGAAGCCTGA